In the Carassius gibelio isolate Cgi1373 ecotype wild population from Czech Republic chromosome A2, carGib1.2-hapl.c, whole genome shotgun sequence genome, one interval contains:
- the LOC128027154 gene encoding alpha-amylase-like: MKLLILAALFGLSLAQFNPNTKDGKTAIVHLFEWRWADIAAECERYLGPNGYGGVQISPPSESIVVTNPWHPWWQRYQPIGYNLCSRSGNENELRDMITRCNNVGVYIYVDAVINHMCGAGGGAGTHSSCGSYFDANRKDFPTVPYSNLDFNDGKCNTGSGNIENYNDVNQVRNCRLVGLLDLALEKDYVRGKVADYMNKLIDMGVAGFRVDACKHMWPGDLSAVYGRLNNLNTKWFPSGSRPFIFQEVIDLGGEPITSGQYTGIGRVTEFKYGAKLGNVIRKWNGEKLSFVKNWGEGWGFMPSDKALVFTDNHDNQRGHGAGGASIVTFWDARLYKMAVAFMLAHPYGFTRVMSSYRWDRNIVNGQDKNDWQGPPSNGDGSTKPVPINPDSTCGDGWVCEHRWRQIKNMVAFRNVVNGQAFSNWWDNGSNQISFSRGNKGFLVINNDDWELNATLNTGLPGGTYCDVISGQKESGRCTGKQVVVGGDGRASFRISNGEEDPFMAIHSDSKL; this comes from the exons ATGAAGCTTTTAATCTTGGCTGCGCTTTTTGGACTGAGCCTTGCTCAGTTTAATCCAAACACCAAAGATGGAAAAACTGCCATCGTCCACCTGTTTGAATGGCGCTGGGCTGATATCGCAGCAGAGTGTGAACGCTACCTTGGACCAAATGGCTATGGTGGAGTTCAG ATCTCCCCTCCAAGTGAGAGCATTGTTGTCACAAACCCCTGGCACCCTTGGTGGCAGAGATATCAGCCAATCGGTTACAATCTGTGTTCAAGATCaggaaatgaaaatgagctgagaGACATGATCACTAGGTGCAACAATGTTGGG GTTTACATCTATGTTGATGCAGTCATCAACCACATGTGTGGAGCAGGTGGTGGAGCTGGTACCCACTCAAGTTGTGGTTCATATTTCGATGCCAACAGGAAGGACTTCCCCACAGTTCCTTACTCTAACTTGGACTTCAATGATGGCAAATGCAACACCGGCAGTGGAAACATTGAAAACTACAACGATGTCAATCAG GTGAGAAACTGTCGTCTGGTCGGTCTTCTGGACTTGGCTTTGGAGAAGGACTATGTGCGCGGTAAGGTGGCTGACTACATGAACAAGCTGATTGACATGGGAGTGGCTGGGTTCAGAGTGGACGCCTGCAAACACATGTGGCCCGGTGATCTTTCTGCTGTCTATGGCCGTCTTAATAATCTGAACACAAAGTGGTTTCCATCTGGTTCCAGACCTTTTATCTTTCAAGAG GTTATTGATCTCGGTGGGGAGCCCATTACATCGGGCCAGTACACTGGAATTGGAAGGGTGACTGAGTTCAAGTATGGTGCCAAGCTGGGCAATGTCATCCGCAAATGGAATGGAGAAAAACTTTCCTTTGTCAA GAACTGGGGTGAAGGTTGGGGCTTCATGCCTTCTGATAAAGCTTTAGTGTTTACTGACAACCACGATAACCAGAGGGGACATGGCGCAGGAGGTGCATCTATTGTGACATTCTGGGATGCCAG GCTTTACAAAATGGCTGTAGCCTTTATGCTGGCCCACCCATATGGATTTACCAGAGTAATGTCCAGCTACCGGTGGGACCGCAACATTGTGAATGGACAG GATAAAAATGACTGGCAGGGACCTCCCAGCAATGGTGATGGATCCACTAAACCTGTCCCCATCAACCCTGACTCTACCTGTGGTGATGGATGGGTTTGTGAACACAGATGGCGTCAGATCAA AAACATGGTGGCCTTCCGTAATGTTGTAAATGGACAGGCGTTCTCTAACTGGTGGGACAATGGAAGCAACCAGATCTCTTTCAGCCGTGGTAATAAAGGGTTCCTTGTCATTAACAACGATGACTG GGAGCTGAATGCAACCCTAAACACTGGTCTACCAGGAGGCACCTACTGTGATGTGATCTCTGGTCAGAAGGAAAGTGGCAGATGTACTGGGAAACAGGTGGTAGTTGGAGGAGATGGACGTGCTTCCTTCAGAATCAGCAACGGGGAAGAAGACCCGTTTATGGCAATTCACTCTGACTCcaaactttaa